The following coding sequences lie in one Vanessa tameamea isolate UH-Manoa-2023 chromosome 17, ilVanTame1 primary haplotype, whole genome shotgun sequence genomic window:
- the LOC113400477 gene encoding transcriptional adapter 3 codes for MMGKRMHHNNKRGLGSKGHDNGKPSSPGVTPYTKPAKIPGVISAGKTKTDMCPIPYIRQQDNAISLPRFTAISARSADEPIGMDELDALQLELESLLCNTALRIRYFQGEIESIDTNESKREKKGKAAGKQLQYSIKRKFPEDKLVKTKDYAKLSNQPKVPKLKNFSNSSSGASHNYLNDNNVNSDNSVKLELSQLALPKNNIPYKFWNSVDPYCAPVTLDDIKFLESLMVQSSNTTLPPIPPLGRHYSEVWADEHLTEDQNAANPNKQKSGMSPDASNLRKKLEKTSDNMITGPLTQRLVSALMEENVMPYEVPDIKVKQTTNTKSSYKNSLTLEKCLRKELVEQGILDPEDLPPLTNPADDEILAEIKKCQTELTAVRKENCRNLKNLIGLCKQEMIRLNLKKQLDQVDMECIDTYKKMVAAKQKKRPITKKEKEDAWRAINEQIRLNKEISALPLTGPNTS; via the coding sequence ATGATGGGGAAGAGAATGCACCATAACAATAAAAGAGGATTGGGGAGTAAAGGCCATGACAATGGCAAACCTTCAAGTCCTGGTGTTACACCTTATACTAAACCAGCAAAAATACCAGGTGTAATATCCGCAGGGAAAACAAAAACAGATATGTGTCCGATACCTTACATTAGACAGCAAGATAATGCTATAAGTTTACCGAGATTTACCGCTATATCTGCACGATCTGCCGATGAACCTATCGGTATGGATGAGCTTGATGCTTTACAATTGGAATTAGAATCGCTTCTTTGTAATACAGCCCTTCGCATAAGGTATTTTCAAGGAGAAATTGAAAGTATCGATACCAATGAATCTAAAAGGGAAAAGAAAGGTAAAGCAGCTGGTAAGCAACTTCAATATTCTATAAAACGAAAGTTTCCCGAAGACAAATTAGTGAAAACCAAAGATTATGCTAAATTATCGAACCAGCCAAAggtaccaaaattaaaaaactttagtaATTCTTCCTCTGGTGCAtcccataattatttaaatgacaataatGTTAATTCTGACAATTCTGTTAAACTAGAACTATCTCAGTTAGCTTTGCCAAAGAATAATATTCCATACAAGTTCTGGAATTCAGTAGACCCATACTGTGCACCTGTCACACTTGATGATATTAAGTTTCTTGAATCCCTTATGGTACAAAGTAGCAATACAACACTTCCTCCTATCCCCCCACTGGGTAGACACTATTCTGAAGTGTGGGCAGATGAACATTTGACAGAAGACCAAAATGCTgcaaatccaaataaacaaaaatcagGAATGTCACCAGATGCatcaaatttaagaaaaaaacttgaaaaaactTCTGATAATATGATTACTGGGCCTTTAACACAGAGACTTGTGTCAGCTTTAATGGAAGAAAATGTTATGCCTTATGAAGTCCCtgatattaaagtaaaacaaacaaCGAATACTAAAAGTAGCTACAAAAACTCATTAACTTTAGAAAAATGCCTAAGAAAGGAATTAGTTGAACAAGGTATTTTGGATCCAGAAGACTTACCTCCACTTACAAATCCAGCAGATGATGAGATTTTAGCAGAAATTAAAAAGTGTCAAACAGAATTAACTGCTGTTAGGAAAGAAAATTGTCGGAATCTGAAAAATTTGATAGGCTTATGTAAGCAGGAGATGATAAGACTGAACTTGAAAAAACAACTGGATCAGGTGGACATGGAATGTATTGATACATATAAAAAGATGGTAGCTGCAAAACAAAAGAAGAGACCGATAACTAAAAAAGAGAAGGAAGATGCTTGGCGTGCCATAAATGAACAGATAAGACTTAACAAAGAAATCAGTGCATTGCCTTTAACAGGCCCCAACACAAGCTAA